TCTGTCAGCCAATGGTTGCCGAACAGGAACCACCAAATGTGACTTAAAGCCGAGGCCATGAAGAAAGCCGACGTCCAATAGCGAAGGGCTTTAGGCGGAATGATGTCAGAGGCTATTCCATTGTTACGCCTAAGACAAAGGTAGAGACTTGCTATCAGTGCCAGCATGGCAACACCACCGTAAAGCATGAGGAAGATAATGTCTTGAATACTCTGTTCTGCGTACATTTGTTGATGTGGACTATTCGTTGTTAAGTAATTTTCAAGGCAAAGATAATGATTTTTTTTGAAAAAAAAGAGGATGTACGACACATCCTCTTAAATAATGATTTTTTTTGGTCGGGATGAGGCGAAAGTCATGGCAAACGGAAACTCCGATGTTACCGGCGTTTCAAGGGGCAAAAATGTGGAAACTTGAACAAAATTCGTCCGAGTTACGTCTGACTTGCTGAAGCCGTTCCCACTTGCATCCATCGCTATTTCAGAATTATTTGAATAAAATTTTAACTTTGTTTTAATATCGTAATAGTGTGTTTTATTATTGGTTTTGATTTTTCGAGATCATCTGCGACAGGGTAATTACTTCGTCATGTCGCTTTTTCCATTGTTGTATTTCAGCGTCTTTCATAGCAATGATCCTTTCTTTGTCAACAATCATCTCGTCTTTTAGCCGTATAATCTCGTGAAGGTGGTCTACTTTCATTGTAAGGTCATTGTTGATTGAACTATTTATAATATTGCTACTTCCCGATACGCCTTCTGTCTTTTGAACGGGCAATTCACCTGGTTCAAAATCCACGAAGAAATCTATAGACTTGCCTGTTTCCTTCATAAAACCGGTAAGCAGTTCTAAGGTAATGTTGTGACCGACTCTGAAGAACGGAGCGAGATTGTATTCGTCCGTACCGGCGTTCTTTCTGGGCTTTCTGTATTTAAGCATGGCCTTTGCCAACTCGGTATAAGCCCCTCTGCGATCTTTCAGGTAATCCCTCAGTCTTGTTCCATTGTATCTCATACGCTTAAAAGTTAAAAGTTGCAAAGAAACATAACAAAGTTACGTTAAAACATTGCTTTTATAAATTTAATCATTAATTTTGCGGCAAATTTAGTCATTAATTTTAATATTAACAAGGATTTTATGGAGAAAATGGACGAATTGGGAATTAATTCCTACTATGAAACATTGCCGCGTGGCGAGAAGGACAGCTTTGTTCGAGACGTGGCAGAAGCCATTGGCCAAAGCACGTCCAACGTGCGTCTGAAGATGAAGAACAGCCGATGGGGAAAGACAGAAGTTCCTATCATTGCAGAGATCATCGAAAAGAGGGAGGGCTGACTATGTGCATGAGGAAGATTGAGTTCTATGTATCGCCAGACGGCAAGGTGAAGGTTGACGAAGAGGGAACGCCCATCACCAAGGAATTCACCGAGTCTGAGCGCGAGTTGACCGAATATGTGGCCAACTTGATTAAGAACCAGTACCCGGAGGCATTCAATGCCCTGGCACTGGAGTACCGCGCATCAAAGCCTAACAAATCATTCTTCTTATACCTCATTGTCCATCGCTTTATACGCTGCAACTTCGGCAAGTTCGACGGGCTTACGTATGACATCGAGGGGAATGTGCTGCACATAGAGGACATTGCCTGTCCTTTGAAGTGGCGCAACGACTGTCCTCTCAAAGACATTGTCTGCAGGCCCAAGCCATTCGGTCTCACATCGAGAGAGGCAGAAGTGGCAAAACTATCCAGTACTGGCAGAACCTACGAGGAGATTTCAGAAGAACTGGGCATTACTCACTCTACCATCAAGAACACCATTCAAAAGATAAAGGAGAAGTTGCACCTGACATCTTCGAAGGATATTGCAAAACTCATAATTGCTACGCTATGAATGTTGGAGATCGAGTAATTGTAGACGCAGCCGTCACGGGTGACGGCATCCATCACAGCGGAGTCATTGAGGATATCTATGACTTTCTGAGAACATCGATTGTCGATGTACATTTTGACGAACCGACCCCGCGAGGGACGTGGGGCGCGACGGTGACGAATCTGGCACTTATAAGAAAGGAAAGTGTATGAGATACCTTGCAATAAAGATTCGTGGCCTAGTACACATTCTGAACGACCAAGACGAACTTGGCGGTATTATCGACCTCGGCATTGAGCACACGACGCTGGGCGAGGTGTGCGATGACAAAGAATACGGAGATAACTGTAACGCCGACTGCCCTCAGTTCTGCTCTGGCACTTGCCAGGCTACCCTCTTCAGGGATATTGATGGTAAACTTTGGCATGTCAAGACTAATAACTAAAAACAAAAGCAATATGGATAAGTGGTTCTTTATCGAAGTGCAGACATACAAGTCTGTCAACAATATGGGCAAGGAACTGGCTCAGTATGTCTACGACAAATACGACCAGGTCGTTGTACACGAGAATTGCATCAGCAGCATCAATGCGGACATCATAGAGAAGATGGAAGCGCTGGAAGCCAAATATCCCAAATGCAAGGCTTTCGCTCACGAGTGCCGGAAGTATAGCGACAAGTATGGGCAAGAGATATTTGACATATCGGCAAAACCAAGCAATGTTTACAATGACAATTATGTATTCATCCTTCGCACGACATACATACGGAAGATGAATCTGGAAACAACCC
The sequence above is a segment of the Prevotella sp. E9-3 genome. Coding sequences within it:
- a CDS encoding helix-turn-helix transcriptional regulator, which translates into the protein MRKIEFYVSPDGKVKVDEEGTPITKEFTESERELTEYVANLIKNQYPEAFNALALEYRASKPNKSFFLYLIVHRFIRCNFGKFDGLTYDIEGNVLHIEDIACPLKWRNDCPLKDIVCRPKPFGLTSREAEVAKLSSTGRTYEEISEELGITHSTIKNTIQKIKEKLHLTSSKDIAKLIIATL